In Desulfobacterales bacterium, the genomic stretch CAGCGCGCGCGTCTGACCTCGAATCGCCCGGAACGTCTCCCGCTGGTCATGGGCCAGAGAAAAATCCTGAAAGGCCGCTGCCGCTCGGGTATCCAGACAGCGGGTCGCCAGGATTCGATCGCGCCGGCTGAGTGTGGACATCAGTCCCAACATGGCGGATGTCGCCACCCCCGCAACAGAGGTGCCGAATGCCAGACCGAGTCCTCGAATCGGTGCTGCGAGCCCTTCCCGAATCGCCTGAATTTCAGTCGCCCCCTCAAGGGCGCCGACCGCCCCTCTCAAGGTCTCCACCATGCCCACGAACGTCCCCAACAGCCCCAACATGACCAGAAGCCCGATTAAATAAGGGGTCAAAATGGGGGCCGGCAGCCCCACCCGCTCCCCTTCAATCCGCAGGCGGACAGAACTTCGAAGCGATGCATCGAGCGGATCGAGCCACGCATTCAGATCCGTGACCTTCTCCGCTATCGTGGCAAGGGCGCGCAACAGCGTGAATGTCGCACGGCGAAATTGAAACAGCTCGACCACACCGATGCTGTAGACACCCCCGATGACGAGGGTAACGATCAGTGCCAGGCCGTTCGTATCCACCATAACGGAACTGATCCAGCCGACGGCAGCGATCCCCAGCAAGAGAGCCATCGTAAAAAGAAGTTTAGTCACAGTCCGGGCCTTTTTCCTGATCCAATAAGTGATCAGCAGCGCTTGTTTCCGAAAGCGACTCAATCATCCCCGACACCGGCTGCAATCGCACTTCAAGTTCCGCCAGCAGCAGCGCTCGCATATCGTTGCAAAAGAGCCCTATCCACCCATCCGGCTCGATCCACTGCGCCAAATCGGAGGCCGCCGGCGCTTTTGAAAGTGTCCGCCGATGTGCATCAAGGCCGCCCCCGAAGCGCCGTTCCAGCAGCTTTGGAATCACCGCAAAGAGTTCTTGCGTGCGGGGTAACAGCACCTCGCCGAGGGAGGCGTCCAGTGTCGAAAGCTGCGCCGATTGCGGGGATATACCGGAAATTTCAGCTCCGATATGGGACCGAAGCTGCCGAACCTTCATTTCAAGCTCTCTTTGACGCGCCGTGTAAAATTGCCGGTAAGGCTCAAACGCCGTAGCATGGGTTTGCGGGTTTCCGGGGCGTTTGACTGCAAAAACCCCGGTCAACTGAAAATGGGCGTGAAGCCGCTCCGGCGTGGGCAGCCGGTCCTTTGGGTTCCCCGCCATCGGAATAAAACTCATGGCAATGGCGCGCACCAAAGACCTGCGCGCCCTTAGAAAGGCTTCCGTAATCATCTTGGCGGCACCTGCGCTCGTTGCCGTCACGTCCGGCTTAAGCCCCGTCGCGGAAAGTTCCGCATGCACCTTTGAGAGCGACATCGAACCGGCCAACCCCACCAGGTTACCGAACCGGTCCGCAAAATAGCGACCGGGCGCCTCGATATCGGCGGGAATAAAGGCGGACAACAGGCGGACAAGCCTTGATCCGTTAAAAGATGGAATTGCCGGAGTATCCATGAAATTTCAGCGCGTGCCTTTCAGGAGAAAAGGTTATGCGTCAAGCGGTTTCCCTTTTTAACTTTTCGTATGATTAAAGATAGTTCCACCACATATGCGTTCTAAACTCATTCCACGCACAATATATTGTGGCCATCCGTTACCATAACTCCTTGAGCATTTCAATTCTTAAATGACGGCAGGCGCAAGCGTATCAACCGGGCTATCCGAGCAGAATCGCCGCCATAATCGCACATACAATCCCGGCGCTGGTTTTCAGCGTGATGGCTTCGCCGAGAAAAATAACGGCCAGTAGCGCCGTGATCAACGGATAAAGCGCCGTCAGCGGCACAACAATGCTGGCGGGTTTATATTTCAGGGCAACGATAAAGGTCACCGTTCCCACGCCCCATAGAATCCCGAAAAGATATCCCCACCCGTTAAAATGGCTGAACACGGACAAGAAATCTTTTCGAAACGACAAGCAGATAAGCAAAGCCACCGTCAGTGATCCGGCCGCCTCCAGCAAATAGGTGCTTATGGCCGTGGCTTCCTTTAACACCGCTTTGCCGATAAACGCGCCGATTCCCCACAGCAATAGGGTCAAAACAATAAACAGATCCGCCATTGGTTTTTCCTTTTCAATCGGATAATGTTAATATTGACTTTTATCATAAACGGACCCATCAAACTTGCAAGCACGTTGCGCTGGAGGGGATAAAAATGGAAGAAACGGCAAGAGCGCATGTTATTATAACCGGCCGCGTACAAGGGGTTTTTTTCAGGATGGAAACCAAACGCGCCGCCGATCGGATCGGTGTTTCCGGTTGGGTCCGCAACCGGCCCGAAGGAACGGTTGAGGCTGTTTTTGAAGGGGATAAGGAGAAGGTCGAAGCGGCTATAAATTGGTGCCGGGTTGGATCACCCGGATCTCAAGTAACCGATGTGGCCGTCACCTGGAAGCCGTTTGAAGGGACCCATGAACATTTTGAAGTCACTTATTTTTGAAGCACTCCCTTCGCATCGGAAAATCCGGTTGTCAGGCGACAAAACCGGCGAATACGCCGCCGACACGACCATCAACGGGAGAATATCAAATTATAATACCGCCGCTGATAGTTTCGTGCCATAATGTATCAGAACCGTCCGAGCAGCAAATGCGGTGATAGGATATAGATTATTCGGCCCGTTTATTTCTCAATTCGCGTAAAATGCTTCGCTGTGCGAAAGCGTGCTCATTAAACAAGCAGATGAGGAGTTGAATGGTTGCTAAACAGTGCTCATTGGGGGTGTGTCTCGGTTCCGCCACCATATCGATGGTACTTCTGGAGACCACCCCGAATCACATAGATGAATCCAACAATCCTTCATTACGCCCGCAAATCGTCGGCTCCTGGCGATTGGCGCATGAAGGAAACCCGAAAGAAACACTTTTAAACGCGCTGGCGCAAGTCAAGATAGAAGAAATAGACCGGATTGCCTGCACCGGCCGGAAATTTCGTGAGCTCATCAACCTTTCGACCATTGCCGAACCGGTGGCGGTCGAGGTTGCGTACCGGTTTCTAAAACCCGCCGGTGTGAATTGCCCCGCAATCGTGTCCGCGGGCGGCGAGACCTTCATGGTTTATGTATTAAACCGCGCCGGGCAAATTGTGAATGTGCTCACCGGAAACCGATGCGCCTCCGGGACGGGCGAATTTTTTGTGCAGCAGTTGCGGCGGCTGAATATTTCCCTGAATGAAGCCGCCGATTGGCCGGTCACCGAAAGCCCTTATCAGGTATCCGGCCGATGTTCGGTATTCTGCAAATCCGACTGCACACATGCCACCAACCAGGGCATCGCCAAATCCCGCGTGGCGGCCGGTCTGTGCCAAATGATGGCCGACCGGGTGACGAGCCTTCTGACCAAGGTGCCCCGCAGGCACATTATGCTCACCGGCGGCACCGTCCACAATCAAATGATGCGGGAATACCTCGGCCGCGAAATTGAGGATATCATCGTCCCGGACGCGGCGGATTGCTTTGAAGCGCTGGGCGCGGCGCTCTGGGCGCTGAAGAATGAGACAACTCCCTTTCCGGGTAAAGCCGCCTTGTTCAACGCCAACCGCACCTCTTTTGCAACGCTTCCCCCCTTGCGCCAATTTAAGGACCGGGTCACATTCAACACGCTCACAAGGGGGGAAATCCGCGTCGGCGACACCTGTATTCTGGGTCTCGATGTCGGCTCCACCACCACCAAGGCCGTTTTGATGCGCGAATCGGACGATGCGATTCTTTCATCCGTTTATCTTCGCACCAACGGTGATCCGGTGGGGGCCGCCCGCAGTTGCTATGCCGATCTTCTGGCGCAGGTATCCGAAAAAGTGACGGTGGCGCAAATCGCCATCATCGGTCTGGGAGTTTGCGGCTCCGGCAGGCAGATCGCAGGGCTTCACGCATTGACCGACGGGGTTATCAACGAAATCATCGCGCATGCCGCAGCCGCCGTCTATTTTGACCCCCAGGTCGATACCCTTTTTGAAATCGGCGGGCAGGATGCCAAGTACACGCATATCACCAACGGGGTACCTTCCGACTATGCCATGAACGAAGCCTGCTCGGCCGGTACCGGCTCGTTTCTGGAAGAATCGGCGTTTGAAACTCTGGGCATCGCAATGGCTGAAATCGAATCGATCGCTCTTGCCGGGAATTCTCCGCCCAATTTCAACGATCAGTGTGCCGCCTTTATCGCATCGGACATTAAAACCGCCATTCATGAGGGCATCGGTCGCACCGACATTGTGGCCGGTCTCGTGTACTCCATCTGCATGAATTACACAAACCGGGTCAAGGGCAACCGGCCCGTGGGCCGAAAAATCTTCATGCAGGGCGGGGTCTGCTATAATAAAGCCGTCCCCCTGGCCATGGCCGCATTGGTGGGAAAACCCATCGTGGTGCCGCCCGAGCCCGGCCTGATGGGCGCGTTCGGCGTGGCCCTGGAAGTCAAAAACCGGATTCGAAACGGGTCGATGCAGGCAGGCTGTTTTGATCTGAAAACCCTGGCGGATCGCTCCGTTACTTACGGAAAATCGTTTACCTGCAACGGCGGCCGGGAAAAATGCGACCGCCGGTGCACCATCGCGGTGGTGTCCCTGGCGGGAAAACGCTATCCCTTCGGCGGCGCCTGCAACCGGTATTATAATATGCGCCACCAGATTCACCGCGCCAACGAATCCGTCAATCTCGTGCGCGCGCGACAGCATCTCGTGTTTGCGGAAATCGATTCATGTGCAAAACCGCCCGGCCAAACCATCGCGCTTAACCGCAGTTTCATGGTGAACACCTATTATCCATTTTATGCCGCTTTTTTCAATGAATTGGGGCTATCGGTAATGCTTCCCGACACAGCCTCCCGGGAAGGCATTGACCGGCGCGGATCCGCCTTTTGCTATCCCGGAGAGCTGGCCCACGGTTTTTTTCACACGCTGTTGGCCGAAACACCAACGCCCGACTTTATTTTTCTTCCCCACTTCAAATCATTCCCTTCCGGAAACGGCGATTCAAGCAGCCAGGTCTGCCCCTTTGTTCAGGGCGAGACCTATTATCTGAAAACAGCCTTTCGAAACGACATCGAAAAACTGGAGCAGCAGGGCATGCGCATCCTTTCTCCGGTTCTCGATATGGCCAAGGGGCTTGATGCGGCCAATTCCGAAATGCTGAAAGTAGCCGCCACCCTGGGGCGAAGCCGCCACCACGGCCAACTCGCATTTCAAAAAGCGCTCGCCGCGCAGCAACGGTTTCATTCTGAGTTAAAAGCACTCGGACGCCGGCTGCTCTCGGATCTGGAAGCAACCCCCGGAAAAAGCGCCGTGGTCCTTTTCGGCCGCGCCTATAATGCCTTTGCGCCCGAAGCCCATATGAGTATCCCCGATAAATTTGCTTCTAGAGGCATCCCGGTGATTCCCTTTGACGCCCTGCCCTTTGAAGCGGAACCGGCCAAACGGCATATGTATTGGGGTACCGGCCGGCAATTGTTGCAGGCGGCCCGGCTGGTCTGGAAACATCCGCAGCTTTTCGGCGTGTACGTCACTAATTTCTCCTGCGGCCCGGATTCTTTTCTTATCGGCTATTTCCGGGAGATCATGGGGCAAAAGCCCGCCTTGACCCTGGAGCTGGACAGTCACACGGCCGATGCCGGACTGG encodes the following:
- a CDS encoding acylphosphatase; translation: MEETARAHVIITGRVQGVFFRMETKRAADRIGVSGWVRNRPEGTVEAVFEGDKEKVEAAINWCRVGSPGSQVTDVAVTWKPFEGTHEHFEVTYF
- a CDS encoding acyl-CoA dehydratase activase; translation: MVAKQCSLGVCLGSATISMVLLETTPNHIDESNNPSLRPQIVGSWRLAHEGNPKETLLNALAQVKIEEIDRIACTGRKFRELINLSTIAEPVAVEVAYRFLKPAGVNCPAIVSAGGETFMVYVLNRAGQIVNVLTGNRCASGTGEFFVQQLRRLNISLNEAADWPVTESPYQVSGRCSVFCKSDCTHATNQGIAKSRVAAGLCQMMADRVTSLLTKVPRRHIMLTGGTVHNQMMREYLGREIEDIIVPDAADCFEALGAALWALKNETTPFPGKAALFNANRTSFATLPPLRQFKDRVTFNTLTRGEIRVGDTCILGLDVGSTTTKAVLMRESDDAILSSVYLRTNGDPVGAARSCYADLLAQVSEKVTVAQIAIIGLGVCGSGRQIAGLHALTDGVINEIIAHAAAAVYFDPQVDTLFEIGGQDAKYTHITNGVPSDYAMNEACSAGTGSFLEESAFETLGIAMAEIESIALAGNSPPNFNDQCAAFIASDIKTAIHEGIGRTDIVAGLVYSICMNYTNRVKGNRPVGRKIFMQGGVCYNKAVPLAMAALVGKPIVVPPEPGLMGAFGVALEVKNRIRNGSMQAGCFDLKTLADRSVTYGKSFTCNGGREKCDRRCTIAVVSLAGKRYPFGGACNRYYNMRHQIHRANESVNLVRARQHLVFAEIDSCAKPPGQTIALNRSFMVNTYYPFYAAFFNELGLSVMLPDTASREGIDRRGSAFCYPGELAHGFFHTLLAETPTPDFIFLPHFKSFPSGNGDSSSQVCPFVQGETYYLKTAFRNDIEKLEQQGMRILSPVLDMAKGLDAANSEMLKVAATLGRSRHHGQLAFQKALAAQQRFHSELKALGRRLLSDLEATPGKSAVVLFGRAYNAFAPEAHMSIPDKFASRGIPVIPFDALPFEAEPAKRHMYWGTGRQLLQAARLVWKHPQLFGVYVTNFSCGPDSFLIGYFREIMGQKPALTLELDSHTADAGLETRVEAFLDIVAAYSHKPVAPAENTQTVKWVEPTFFFGNGVPMVMTASGEKLSCLNPRVTLLIPSMGQLATQALAAAFRGSGFNAVAHPPADEAVLKLGRANTTCKECLPLILTTGSLLNYIRNQKRSDEVLLYFMATASGPCRFGQYYVFMEDLIRREKISNVAMFSLTAENGYMGLKNGSELRGWWAIIISDVMEDIRAMLLAAAEKTEFATAKFEEIWQNLLLWLEKGKWEDIQTALFEAARQLKQIPLKKAPAEVPLIGLVGEIFVRRDGLSRQWLTEHLAEKGFAAVCSPIAEWLHYCDYLFHHDLVDNPPNAIQKIRSRFRRHFKTRFERRIKSILSESGLIQAHPIRLDPIINAARPYLSANLTGEAVLTVGSSLADVAERFCGIISIGPFGCMPSRLSEAILSEIMTVTDKLSLVSGNGHLRAVLSNVEDLPFLAVESDGSPFPHQITAKLEAFCLRALRLHDRMRSVASEGPLGNRAAHFYSMPKNRATRARQ
- a CDS encoding EamA family transporter, which gives rise to MADLFIVLTLLLWGIGAFIGKAVLKEATAISTYLLEAAGSLTVALLICLSFRKDFLSVFSHFNGWGYLFGILWGVGTVTFIVALKYKPASIVVPLTALYPLITALLAVIFLGEAITLKTSAGIVCAIMAAILLG
- a CDS encoding DUF3348 family protein, which produces MDTPAIPSFNGSRLVRLLSAFIPADIEAPGRYFADRFGNLVGLAGSMSLSKVHAELSATGLKPDVTATSAGAAKMITEAFLRARRSLVRAIAMSFIPMAGNPKDRLPTPERLHAHFQLTGVFAVKRPGNPQTHATAFEPYRQFYTARQRELEMKVRQLRSHIGAEISGISPQSAQLSTLDASLGEVLLPRTQELFAVIPKLLERRFGGGLDAHRRTLSKAPAASDLAQWIEPDGWIGLFCNDMRALLLAELEVRLQPVSGMIESLSETSAADHLLDQEKGPDCD